The Streptomyces sp. NBC_00224 genome contains the following window.
GGTCGCCGAGAACCCGTACCGCGAGCAGATGTGCGGCCAGCTGATGCTCGCCCTGTACCGCTCGGGGCGGCAGGCGGACGCGCTGCGGCAGTTCCGCGAGACCCGTACGCTCCTCTCGGCGGAGCTGGGCATCGACCCAGGTGAATCGCTGCGCACCCTGGAGCAGGCCATCCTGGCCGAGGACCCGTCGCTGGAGACGCCCAGCAGGCCGGCCCCCGCGCAGCCGGGCGCGGCCCCGGTCGCCTCGCTGATCCGCCAGCCCGCACACCGGGCCGTGAAGACGTCCTGGACCGACCACACCCTGGCCATGCGCACCCGGCTGACCAGTTTGCAGCAGGCCAATCTCCGCCTCCAGGCAACGTTGAAACTCTGACGAAATCCGGTGGGCGCAGTCCCCACCAGCGATTTCCGCGATGCCCCGTGCCCTCGGCACGGGGCATTTCGCATCCGGTATCGCCGCGCGCCCCTCCGCGATATCCGCGTGAAACCTGGCCGATACGCATCTCGGGGAGCGTCACCGCCGGTGGGGCCGGACGGGAAAGGCACGGGGATCCGGGAAACGGCCTCGCCGAAGCCGCAGGAAAGGACTGCTTCATGGCTCTCTCGAACGGCGGAGGTGACCCCTCGCACGCCGAACGCCCCGACCGGCGCGGGCCCGTGGTGCACAAGTACGGCGGGAGCTCGCTCGCCACGCTCAAGCAGGTCCGGGCCGTGGCGCAGCGGGTCGCGGCCGCCCGCCGCACCGGCCGCGACGTGGTCGTCGTGGTCTCGGCCCGGGGGAACACCACCGACCGGCTGCTCCGGCTGACGGAGTCCGTCGGGGCGCCCCCGGCGGGCCGGGAGACCGACCAGCTGCTCGCGACCGGCGAGAGCGCGTCCGCCGCGCTGCTCGCCATGGCCCTGCACCGCACCGGGGTGCGGGCGGTGTCCCTGGTCGGCGCCCAGACCGGCATCCTGGCGACCGGCGCACACGGCCGGGGCGTGATCGTCGCCGTGGACACCGAGGCCATCGGCGAGGTGCTCGCCCAGGGCGCGGTCGCGGTGGTCGCCGGGTTCCAGGGGCTGACCGCGCGGCGCGACGTGATCACCCTGGGGCGCGGCGGGTCGGACACCACGGCGGTGGCCGTGGCCGCCGAACTCGGCGCCGCCCACTGCGAGATCTACACCGACGTCGACGGCGTGTTCACCGCCGACCCCCGGATGCTGCCCGCCGCCTCGGTCCTGCCGGTCGTGGATGTCGACGTGATGGCCGAGATGTCGTTCGCCGGCGCCAGGGTCATGCACGCCCGGGCCGTGGAGCTGGCCGCGCTGCGCAAGGTCGACATCCACGTCAAGCACTCGGCACGGCCCGGCCCCGGGACCGTGATCGCCGCCAGGGAGGAGACGAAAGCCGACATGCTCGAATCACCGACGACCGTCACCGGAGTGGTCCTCGACACGGACGTGGCCCGGGTGACCCTGCGCTTCGGCGCGGGCGACGCGGACGCGGCGACCGACGTCTTCGCCTTCCTCGCCCGTGAGTCCCTCTCCGTCGACATGGCGGCGCTCTCCGACGAGAGCACGGGCGTGAACATCGGCATCACCCTGCACACCGACGACGTACAGCCGCTGCGGGACTTCCTGGCCCGGCGCCCCGGCCCGCCGGGCCGGCCCATGGAGTCCGACGAGGGGATCACCAAGCTCTCCCTGGTCGGTACGGGACTGCTCAGCCGCCCGGACAGCACCGCCCGACTGCTGCGCTGCCTCAAGTCCGAGGCGATCGCGCCCAGTTCCGTCTCCACTTCGCAGATGCGGATCTCGGTGACCGTCCCGGACGACGACGCGGTCCGGGCCGCCCGGGTCCTGCACGACGAGTTCGGTCTCGCCGCACTCAACGCCGGGACGGGGTTCACCGCGCCCGTGCCCGCCTGATCCGACAGAGGAGGTTCCGATGATGTTGCACCATTCCTTCGCACGGCAGCTGCGGCTGCGGCGGATCCATCGCCACGGCGGCGACCGGCTGCTGGTCGTCCCGCTGGACCATTCGGTCACCGACGGCCCGCTGACCGGCGGCAACCGTCTCGACCACCTGGTCGGGCAGCTGGCGGACAACGGCGTGGACGCGGTGGTCCTGCACAAGGGCAGTCTGCGGTACGTCGACTCCGCCCGGTTCGCCCGCACCTCGCTGATCGTGCATCTGAGCGCCAGCACCGTGCACGCCCCCGACCCCAACGACAAGTACCTGGTCGCCAGCGTCGAGGAGTGCCTGCGGCTCGGCGCGGACGCGGTCAGCGTGCACGTCAACCTCGGCTCCACGCAGGAGCGGCAGCAGGTCGCGGACATGGCCGCCGTGGCGGACGCCTGCGACCGGTGGAACGTGCCGCTGCTCGCCATGATGTACCCGCGCGGCCCGAAGATCACCAACCCGCGCGACCCGGCGCTGATCGCCCACGCGGCCTCGCTCGCCGCCGATCTGGGCGCCGACATCGTCAAGACCGTCTGCGCCGAGTCCATCGCCGAGATGCGCGACATCACCTCCGCGTCCCCGGTCCCGCTCATCGTCGTCGGCGGCCCCCGGGAGCCCGACGAGACCCGGGTCCTCGCCTACGTCGACGAGGCGCTGCGCGGCGGCGCCAGCGGCGTGGCGATGGGCCGCAACGTCTTCCTCGCGCCGGACCCCGGGGCCATGGCCGCCAAGGTCGCCCGGCTGATCCACCCCGTACCGCACGACCTGCCCGCGCACAGCGCGGCTCCCGAGGCTCTCGCCGTACCGCTGACCACCGTCTCTTAAGAGGAGTTCTCCCCATGAAGCTCAG
Protein-coding sequences here:
- a CDS encoding 2-amino-3,7-dideoxy-D-threo-hept-6-ulosonate synthase, with product MMLHHSFARQLRLRRIHRHGGDRLLVVPLDHSVTDGPLTGGNRLDHLVGQLADNGVDAVVLHKGSLRYVDSARFARTSLIVHLSASTVHAPDPNDKYLVASVEECLRLGADAVSVHVNLGSTQERQQVADMAAVADACDRWNVPLLAMMYPRGPKITNPRDPALIAHAASLAADLGADIVKTVCAESIAEMRDITSASPVPLIVVGGPREPDETRVLAYVDEALRGGASGVAMGRNVFLAPDPGAMAAKVARLIHPVPHDLPAHSAAPEALAVPLTTVS
- a CDS encoding aspartate kinase, whose product is MALSNGGGDPSHAERPDRRGPVVHKYGGSSLATLKQVRAVAQRVAAARRTGRDVVVVVSARGNTTDRLLRLTESVGAPPAGRETDQLLATGESASAALLAMALHRTGVRAVSLVGAQTGILATGAHGRGVIVAVDTEAIGEVLAQGAVAVVAGFQGLTARRDVITLGRGGSDTTAVAVAAELGAAHCEIYTDVDGVFTADPRMLPAASVLPVVDVDVMAEMSFAGARVMHARAVELAALRKVDIHVKHSARPGPGTVIAAREETKADMLESPTTVTGVVLDTDVARVTLRFGAGDADAATDVFAFLARESLSVDMAALSDESTGVNIGITLHTDDVQPLRDFLARRPGPPGRPMESDEGITKLSLVGTGLLSRPDSTARLLRCLKSEAIAPSSVSTSQMRISVTVPDDDAVRAARVLHDEFGLAALNAGTGFTAPVPA